In Zingiber officinale cultivar Zhangliang chromosome 8B, Zo_v1.1, whole genome shotgun sequence, a single genomic region encodes these proteins:
- the LOC122016542 gene encoding uncharacterized protein LOC122016542 isoform X1, whose product MIGSNNLYSATGIEESTSPPSAAYSDTCMKNFCPSSVEVSDQIEDINNDISSPKSDKSCNPEVLQSSIRRMNTTEDPVEMKSGKYFFYDSPLYEETGFWIPVSVPPMLENDHDEWSKGFGSNGGYFPEEEFSWDQLSEDKEMTIWDVVYEMLLMARGKVSAVSSGDLLSRKMPCMSTELLEETWKEMAKTLAEANYGHKMVILETEPPKWLPDSAAAACMLCNVRFHPIMCSRHHCRFCGGIFCNDCSKGRSLLPRKFRVADPQRVCDVCGVRLESVQVYLMNQISHASQLPTHDLTDLSTLRSWLNFPWGRTMEYEIYKAANILRTYTKVGSLKPEKSIPEAILKQAKGLAILTVVCVGMVVTYKIGTGLVISRREDGSWSPPSAISSFGLGWGAQVGGELTDYIIVLRNKAAIKTFSSHGHLSLGAGVSAAAGIVGRTAEADIRAGDGGYAACFTYSCSRGAFVGCALNSNMVGTRVSENSRFYGAPVKASNILLGSMPRPPAAAVLYRALYDLIP is encoded by the exons ATGATAGGGAGCAACAATCTCTACTCTGCAACGGGAATTGAGGAATCGACATCTCCCCCGTCTGCCGCCTATTCGGATACATGCATGAAGAATTTCTGTCCTTCGTCGGTGGAG GTTTCTGATCAAATAGAGGATATCAACAATGATATCTCTTCACCTAAGAGCGATAAATCTTGCAATCCAGAAGTGCTTCAATCTTCTATTCGCAGAATGAACACTACTGAAGATCCTGTAGAAATGAAATCAGGcaaatatttcttttatgattCGCCGCTTTACGAGGAAACTGGCTTTTGGATACCTGTATCTGTCCCTCCCATGCTTGAAAATGACCATGATGAATGGAGCAAGGGATTTGGTTCCAATGGTGGTTACTTTCCGGAGGAAGAATTCAGTTGGGACCAATTATCAGAAGATAAGGAGATGACCATATGGGATGTGGTTTATGAAATGCTTCTTATGGCACGAGGCAAAGTGAGTGCTGTTAGTTCGGGCGACCTTTTGAGTCGTAAAATGCCTTGCATGTCAACAGAGCTCTTAGAAGAAACATGGAAAGAAATGGCTAAGACTCTGGCAGAGGCTAACTATGGGCACAAAATGGTGATTTTGGAAACTGAGCCACCAAAGTGGTTGCCTGATAGTGCTGCTGCAGCTTGCATGTTGTGCAATGTGCGCTTTCACCCAATAATGTGCTCAAGGCATCATTGCCGGTTTTGTGGTGGCATATTTTGCAACGATTGTTCCAAAGGAAGAAGCTTGCTTCCTAGAAAATTCAGAGTTGCAGACCCACAACGAGTCTGTGACGTTTGTGGCGTTCGATTGGAATCGGTTCAGGTTTACTTGATGAATCAAATCAGTCATGCCTCGCAACTTCCAACCCATGATTTGACTGACCTCAGCACCTTGCGATCATGGTTGAACTTTCCATGGGGTCGAACTATGGAGTATGAGATTTACAAAGCAGCAAATATACTTCGCACTTACACTAAG GTTGGTTCTTTGAAGCCTGAGAAGTCCATCCCTGAAGCTATTCTGAAACAAGCAAAGGGCCTTGCAATCCTAACTGTTGTTTGTGTTGGTATGGTTGTTACTTATAAAATTGGGACTGGTCTTGTTATCTCTAGACGAGAAGATGGCTCCTGGTCTCCACCCTCTGCCATCTCTTCATTTGGTTTGGGATGGGGAGCTcag GTTGGAGGCGAGCTAACTGACTATATAATTGTATTGAGGAACAAAGCTGCCATCAAAACTTTTAGTAGCCATGGGCATTTATCACTTGGTGCAGGAGTGAGTGCAGCTGCTGGCATTGTTGGACGGACAGCAGAGGCTGACATACGTGCAGGTGATGGTGGTTATGCTGCTTGTTTTACATACAGCTGCAGTAGAG GTGCGTTTGTCGGTTGTGCTCTCAATAGCAACATGGTCGGTACTCGTGTGTCTGAAAACTCCCGTTTCTATGGCGCTCCGGTCAAGGCATCCAACATACTTTTGGGCTCGATGCCGAGGCCACCAGCTGCCGCCGTCCTCTACCGTGCTCTTTATGATCTTATTCCTTAA
- the LOC122016542 gene encoding uncharacterized protein LOC122016542 isoform X2, with protein MKNFCPSSVEVSDQIEDINNDISSPKSDKSCNPEVLQSSIRRMNTTEDPVEMKSGKYFFYDSPLYEETGFWIPVSVPPMLENDHDEWSKGFGSNGGYFPEEEFSWDQLSEDKEMTIWDVVYEMLLMARGKVSAVSSGDLLSRKMPCMSTELLEETWKEMAKTLAEANYGHKMVILETEPPKWLPDSAAAACMLCNVRFHPIMCSRHHCRFCGGIFCNDCSKGRSLLPRKFRVADPQRVCDVCGVRLESVQVYLMNQISHASQLPTHDLTDLSTLRSWLNFPWGRTMEYEIYKAANILRTYTKVGSLKPEKSIPEAILKQAKGLAILTVVCVGMVVTYKIGTGLVISRREDGSWSPPSAISSFGLGWGAQVGGELTDYIIVLRNKAAIKTFSSHGHLSLGAGVSAAAGIVGRTAEADIRAGDGGYAACFTYSCSRGAFVGCALNSNMVGTRVSENSRFYGAPVKASNILLGSMPRPPAAAVLYRALYDLIP; from the exons ATGAAGAATTTCTGTCCTTCGTCGGTGGAG GTTTCTGATCAAATAGAGGATATCAACAATGATATCTCTTCACCTAAGAGCGATAAATCTTGCAATCCAGAAGTGCTTCAATCTTCTATTCGCAGAATGAACACTACTGAAGATCCTGTAGAAATGAAATCAGGcaaatatttcttttatgattCGCCGCTTTACGAGGAAACTGGCTTTTGGATACCTGTATCTGTCCCTCCCATGCTTGAAAATGACCATGATGAATGGAGCAAGGGATTTGGTTCCAATGGTGGTTACTTTCCGGAGGAAGAATTCAGTTGGGACCAATTATCAGAAGATAAGGAGATGACCATATGGGATGTGGTTTATGAAATGCTTCTTATGGCACGAGGCAAAGTGAGTGCTGTTAGTTCGGGCGACCTTTTGAGTCGTAAAATGCCTTGCATGTCAACAGAGCTCTTAGAAGAAACATGGAAAGAAATGGCTAAGACTCTGGCAGAGGCTAACTATGGGCACAAAATGGTGATTTTGGAAACTGAGCCACCAAAGTGGTTGCCTGATAGTGCTGCTGCAGCTTGCATGTTGTGCAATGTGCGCTTTCACCCAATAATGTGCTCAAGGCATCATTGCCGGTTTTGTGGTGGCATATTTTGCAACGATTGTTCCAAAGGAAGAAGCTTGCTTCCTAGAAAATTCAGAGTTGCAGACCCACAACGAGTCTGTGACGTTTGTGGCGTTCGATTGGAATCGGTTCAGGTTTACTTGATGAATCAAATCAGTCATGCCTCGCAACTTCCAACCCATGATTTGACTGACCTCAGCACCTTGCGATCATGGTTGAACTTTCCATGGGGTCGAACTATGGAGTATGAGATTTACAAAGCAGCAAATATACTTCGCACTTACACTAAG GTTGGTTCTTTGAAGCCTGAGAAGTCCATCCCTGAAGCTATTCTGAAACAAGCAAAGGGCCTTGCAATCCTAACTGTTGTTTGTGTTGGTATGGTTGTTACTTATAAAATTGGGACTGGTCTTGTTATCTCTAGACGAGAAGATGGCTCCTGGTCTCCACCCTCTGCCATCTCTTCATTTGGTTTGGGATGGGGAGCTcag GTTGGAGGCGAGCTAACTGACTATATAATTGTATTGAGGAACAAAGCTGCCATCAAAACTTTTAGTAGCCATGGGCATTTATCACTTGGTGCAGGAGTGAGTGCAGCTGCTGGCATTGTTGGACGGACAGCAGAGGCTGACATACGTGCAGGTGATGGTGGTTATGCTGCTTGTTTTACATACAGCTGCAGTAGAG GTGCGTTTGTCGGTTGTGCTCTCAATAGCAACATGGTCGGTACTCGTGTGTCTGAAAACTCCCGTTTCTATGGCGCTCCGGTCAAGGCATCCAACATACTTTTGGGCTCGATGCCGAGGCCACCAGCTGCCGCCGTCCTCTACCGTGCTCTTTATGATCTTATTCCTTAA